Part of the Panicum virgatum strain AP13 chromosome 4N, P.virgatum_v5, whole genome shotgun sequence genome is shown below.
GGATTGTCTCGCCGAAGGAGAGAGGTCGGGGGTGGGGTTGGGGGACGAGCGAcgtgggcggctcggcggccacagCGTCGGTCGATAAGGAAGAGATGAGCCCACATAGACGGAGTTGCAGGGAGACTTGCAGTAGCCAAGAAGCCCAGCCGCCCAGTCCTGGCTCCTAGCTCCTGGAGGCGAGTGAAGAAATATCAGCAATTCTTCCTGGTCCAAGTGAAAAATCTCGGCTTTTTTGGGGCGTCATTTAGGTCTCGTGGCAGCTGAACTCAACTCACGTTGGAACCAGAAACGCCAATGGCTGGAAGTAGCATTAGCTGTTCGTAACCCAGCCGTCCATTTCTTTGCACGGCCGCCCAGGGGAATTCACGGTTTCACATTGCAACCACCAGTGTTTCAGCACTGCCACTCGCATGTATCGTTTGAAGTGTTAAACATCGGGGTAAAATTCTTCATGGGCCGCGAGCTGTTTTTACCGCGCCCACAGTCggtgaatgtttttttttctttttgaaaggcACAATTggtgaatgtttttttttcttctctttacCGCCCTCAGCCTCGCTGCACCGTAGAAATGGAGTTCTCCTTCGAATCAACAACGTTGCCACAAACTCGTATTCGCAATCTCAGTCAGATTCAGTCATGTGACTTCCCATAGATGTTTTACCCTTTGGAATGAACTTAAGAAGATCACATAAAAAAGCGAATTTTTATCAGCAAAACTTGACGAAACAATACTTGTAAGGAATGCAAGGCAAGATAACCaaaaaaatctgataattgtAAGGAATACAGGCAAGAtaaccaaaaaaaaatcaggtgCCTATCTGATAGTGCATGCTAACCAAGATAACCATAAATTTTGCAATTCTAAAACTTCATATATTCCTGGACTCTGAAAAATGCAGCTTGTAAACATGGTTCAGATACTCATAGGCCACTCCAGCTAACAAAGGTCATGCTCTGCATCCAACTATATAGTGAACAAACACTGACAAACAACTTAACAGCCTATACTTTCTCCGTAAAACGTTTGTCTCCTCTGTTTTCTTCATGTTCTTCCCACAGCAAGTTGCCGTCTCTTCCCAACAGATAGGCATAGTCAGAAAGATGTCAAGGCACACAAGAAGTAGCCACTGTATGTATGAAATGGTGTACAAGCCTCACGGGAATTTTCCTTGGATAATATCAACACAAACTGAACAAAACCGGTGCCTTCATGCTTTACTTGCTGCGCTTCAGATCATACACGACACATGCGTCTGCAGCAGTTTTCATCTGTACACAGGAAAATTCATGGATGTCAGAATTTTGAGCTTCTTATTGAATTCACTAACCAATCGCACTTTATAACTAGGTAGAATATGCAACCGTTCTAGCGCCATACAGACCTAAAATTTGGAATGACGACATGTGACAGTATGGCAAAGATTAGTCATGGAACACCTGACTACACTGTAGGTACAAATACTGAATCATCAGTACCCCTTTTTTCACCTATTATCTATCTATACATCTCTTGTCTTGTAATGCCACAGTTTTTCCAGCTAATGCAAATGTGCAAATAGTAAGGGATTGCAGGAAAATTCAAGTGTGAGTACCTGAATGATATTGGTAAGTTGTTTCACTGCCCAGCCAATTAAAGTGGAAACAAACACCAAGACAATGAGGGGGCTTTGATTCAGGATACCTCTGCATACCTGTTAAAATGTTGATACAGAAATGTCATATGCTATACGGTTCAGATGTCAACTGAAAAGGGCAAATATAGAAATGATGCCATCTTACACTAAGCAAGCTTGTCGACTTCACATCAGCAAAGAGAAAGAGGATAATATACAAAACCTGTAAAATTAGGCAAAAGAAATAGGTTAGAGGGTGAAACATACTAAGATCATTTTGTTAGCTGTGTATAAACTTGCTGGATGTGCTGACTGTACAGATATTGCCAAGTCCACAACACAACATTCAACTGTCAAGTTCTCAACATTTGCATGAACTGAAACTGCATAGCAAGATCATAGACCTTGCAGATAGCGTGATGTATGAAAAACCACATACCTCACAAGAAACACAACAGAAGGCCATGAACGGCCTGTACCCGTAATATAATTTCAGAAGCCAATTGCCTGTGTGCTTTACATCCTTGTGGCTAGTCTTACCTGACAAGAAAGAACTAGTACAGAAAATATGTCATTACATAGTTAGCAACTAACAAAGTTGAACATAAGAAACTCAGGAACAAATGAGCAGCACATAACACATGCATCATAAAAGCATTGGACAATTATTGAAGATGCAATTGGTAGTCAAATTTATTATGTTCCCTCGATTACCTTAAGAACAGGATTAGGTGCTGACTGGAAAGACAAACTGGAAACTTGCAAGAACTGAACAAAATGGTAGGGAAAACTGACCTGTACATTTGAAACCAGTGGCTTGTGATATCCAACCCAAGCAGTATCAAGAAGACTAAGCCAGGCCTGTAAAAATGTTAGCAATTAGAATGTTTAACCGGTATTGATATTCAAGACAAATCAATACAAGCAATTCTGCTTTCAATACCTGTAAAATTGGGAGAGAAGGGCCAACAAGCAAGCAGTGCTAACCCTGAAGAAGAGCAATGTGAGTTGTGAAACTATTCACACTGCATATCCAGAGTTCAAAGATTTATTCAAGAAGTACCTATCTGTAACCATGTCCAACACAGCTCCAAATGTTGATGCTGATTCATACAATGAGATAAACTAATCAGATAATTTCATAACTTACCAGATAGCTTATACACCAGGAAAAATAACAGGAATAAGGAGATTTTAGCTGAGACCACTGTTTCAGCATAATAACCATTTGAAAGTTCTTAAGCATACCGTGCAATGAGATTTCATCGTAGCAAAGAAGTCAGAAATTAACCTTCTTTACACATGGACAAGCTACATGATTTCAAAACAAGGGGAATATGAACTGTTACCTTGATTAAACTTCCGAGCAAACCAACCATCCACGCCATCTAGGACAAAACTGAGATGTTTGCAAGGATGTCAGAACCATATACAATTATACATAAATCATTTGCATAGCATATTGAACACAAGTGGTCTGCATATAAATCTAAAAGACTCACCTGATGAAGTAAAGGATAGCAAAGAGTGTCTTGTTGGAATAGCAAACAGCAAAAGCTATAAAATTTATGATGATCCTGAAATACCCTGTACAATGACAATTCCTTAATTTTAAGTCACAGATTGCCTTGTTGGTTGAAGTATATACACTATTAAATTTCTGGTTTCTTTTGTGTTGCTATTCTAGGGCAACAAAGTGGAACAAAACTACGATACAGATGGTGCTTCTAATATAGATACTAGAACAAGAATGAAGTATGAAATCAATGACAGAAAATAGGCAATGTTCCCAGTTGCACAAGCCATTAATGGTATTATCCAGTTACTTTGGGATATAAATAAGACAAAAAGAATACAAATCAATAAAAGATGGGTTTGGGAACAGAAAAATACCGATAATATTAGGGATGTAAAGATAAACTGATGGCATTTTCTCAGATGATGCTTGTGCCACAGAAGATCAGGAGTAATTAAGTTCTCGGAGACAGGCAGGTCCTCCCTTGATGGAAGCAGTAAACTTATTGGGGTTCCTGTAAGATAAGTATATCATTACACATATTGATccaaataatatatttttttacaagGAATCGATAGTACCTCATATGCAATAAAATAATAATTCATTATTTGCAAATAGTAGTACAGATGAGTATGGTGGCCCCAGGTGATCTGAGGAAACACAGTATATTGGTTCTGAAAAGATTATTATGAAACTTGAAGGCAAAGTGATTGAAATACTGTGGCGAGTAAAGTTTGGACA
Proteins encoded:
- the LOC120671599 gene encoding probable CDP-diacylglycerol--inositol 3-phosphatidyltransferase 2; the encoded protein is MPSVYLYIPNIIGYFRIIINFIAFAVCYSNKTLFAILYFISFVLDGVDGWFARKFNQASTFGAVLDMVTDRVSTACLLALLSQFYRPGLVFLILLGLDITSHWFQMYSSFLSGKTSHKDVKHTGNWLLKLYYGYRPFMAFCCVSCEVLYIILFLFADVKSTSLLSVCRGILNQSPLIVLVFVSTLIGWAVKQLTNIIQMKTAADACVVYDLKRSK